A genomic region of Pelodiscus sinensis isolate JC-2024 chromosome 1, ASM4963464v1, whole genome shotgun sequence contains the following coding sequences:
- the LOC142829063 gene encoding olfactory receptor 52P1-like, with amino-acid sequence MSYFTTLLGNFTVLFVVGKDQTLQKPMYLLMCMLALTDIAKSTSTLPKALCIFWFNWNGITAGGCFTQTFFLNTIAFTQSAILVTMAFDRYVAICNPLRYATILSNTRITVLGFVGLIRGVLCMLPLPLFLSWLPFCANHTIAHTHCENMAVAKLSCGDITVNSIYSLVVSFVVSGLDLMLIALSYGLIIRAVLRISSRKAHQKAFNTCTAHICVMLTTYTPGYLNSLTQRFVQSIAPHTQVILANVYLLISPMLNPIIYGAKTKELRDKVRRCTCRM; translated from the coding sequence ATGTCCTACTTTACCACCCTGTTGGGAAATTTCACAGTTCTGTTTGTTGTGGGCAAAGATCAGACCCTGCAAAAGCCGATGTACCTACTGATGTGCATGCTGGCGCTCACCGACATTGCTAAATCCACCTCCACCTTGCCGAAGGCCCTgtgtatattttggttcaattgGAATGGCATTACGGCGGGTGGCTGCTTTACCCAGACTTTCTTTCTTAACACAATTGCTTTTACGCAGTCCGCCATTCTGGTCACAATGGCCTTTGATCGCTATGTTGCCATATGCAACCCCCTTAGATATGCCACCATCCTCAGCAATACAAGAATTACTGTGTTAGGGTTTGTAGGTTTGATAAGAGGTGTTCTCTGtatgctgcctctgcctctgttCTTAAGCTGGCTGCCATTTTGTGCCAACCACACAATTGCCCATACGCACTGTGAGAACATGGCTGTGGCAAAGCTGTCATGTGGGGACATCACAGTCAACAGCATATACAGCTTGGTGGTATCGTTTGTGGTCAGTGGGTTAGACCTGATGCTCATTGCTCTGTCCTACGGTCTGATCATCAGGGCCGTCCTCAGAATCTCCTCCAGGAAAGCCCACCAGAAAGCCTTCAACACATGCACAGCCCACATATGTGTAATGCTGACCACTTATACTCCAGGATACCTGAACAGCTTGACGCAAAGATTCGTTCAGAGCATCGCTCCCCATACTCAAGTGATCTTGGCCAACGTCTATCTCCTCATCTctcccatgctcaaccccataATTTATGGGGCcaaaaccaaagagcttcgtGACAAAGTGAGGAGATGCACCTGCAGAATGTGA